Below is a window of Streptomyces qaidamensis DNA.
AAGTCGCCGATCAGTTCATCGCCGTTGGCGTACACGTCCACGGTCATGCCGGGGATGCCGTGGAAGACGGACACCATGGCCTTGTCCTGCTGCTGGGCGGCCAGGGCCGGCGCGGAGACGCCGAGGGCCAGGGCGCAGGCGCCGGTCGAGGCGGCGATGGCGATGCGGGTGCGTGAAATCATGGGAATCATCCCTTCGAACGGAGTCTCCGTACGGTGCGGAGTCTCGGTCCTGTTTCGGGCGCGAGGGCCGCCGCGGATGCGCGTACGGCGGCACCGCTAGGCCGTGTCGTGGGCCGGGGGCTGCTCTATCGCCTGGCGGAGCCGGTGCAGGCCGCGGCGGGCGTGGCTCTTGACGGTCCCCAGGGGCATGCCGGTCCGCTCCGCGATCTGCGCCTGGGTCAGGTCCTCGTAGAAGGCCATGCACAGCACCTGCCGTTGCCGGCACGGCAGCTGTGCCAGGGCGTCGATGAGGAGCACCCGGTCCAGGATGCGGTCCGGTGCCGCCTCGTCGGATCCGGTGGCGTCCGCGTCGCGGCCGGCCGAGTCGATGAGCGTCAGGCGCCTCGTCCGGGCCGCCAGCGCGTCGACGATCTTGCGGCGGGTGATGCCGACCAGCCAGGCCCCGAGCGGACCCCGTTCGGGGCGGAATCCGGCCCGGCCGTTCCAGGCGCCGAGAAAGACCTGCTGGGTCACGTCCTCCGCCTCGTAGGTGTCGCCGAGCAGTCGGGTGGCCATGGTGTGGACGAGCGAGCCCCATCGCCGGTAGATCGCGGCGAACGCCTCCTCGTCGGCCGCGACGAGGCCACGGGCCAGTTCCTCCTCGTACCGCGTTTCCTCCGCGGGTGCGGCGGGGGCGGTGATGCGCGTGTTGGTGATCATGGCCTGGTTCCTCCTGCAGTGCGTCGTGCGGGGACGGAAGGCCGTCTGCCGAACCGCACCGGTCGCGCTGTGCCGAGCCGCGACCATGCGCTCGAAGCCAGTGTTCGGCGCACAAACGACGCATCTCAACGTGCGTCGTTTGTGCGTCGTACAGTCGGAGGTATGGGTGTACACGAACGGGACAGCCGGGGCCGTCACGAACGGGACGGCCGGGGCCGCGGACCCGAGAGCGCGCCGGTCGGCGTCGGACTGACCACCGGGGAGGTGGCCAGGCGGCTGGGGGTCGCCCCCACCACGGTCCGCACCTGGGACCGGCGCTACGGTCTCGGACCCGCCGCCCACACGGGCGGCCGGCACCGGCGGTGGACCCCTGGGGACGTGGCCCGGCTGGAGCGGATGTGCGCCCTGACGGCGACCGGGATACCGCCCGCCGAGGCGGCCCGCACGGTGCTCGGCGAAGCGACGCAGGAGCAGGCCCCGGCCGCCCGGGCCGCCCCGGCACCCCCGGAGGCGGCCGGGGAGGCGGCGGGGGAGGAGACCC
It encodes the following:
- a CDS encoding sigma-70 family RNA polymerase sigma factor; the protein is MITNTRITAPAAPAEETRYEEELARGLVAADEEAFAAIYRRWGSLVHTMATRLLGDTYEAEDVTQQVFLGAWNGRAGFRPERGPLGAWLVGITRRKIVDALAARTRRLTLIDSAGRDADATGSDEAAPDRILDRVLLIDALAQLPCRQRQVLCMAFYEDLTQAQIAERTGMPLGTVKSHARRGLHRLRQAIEQPPAHDTA